The nucleotide sequence GGAGCACAATACTTGACTTTCCCATGGAGGGATGGCATGGATGAACAGTCTGTGGAAGCCTATTATGACCAGATTGATTTTGCAGACTGGGTAAATCCTATCAGTAAAACGCCAATGCTGAAAGCCCAGCATCCTGACTATGAATTGTACTCCCTTGGTGTGCATGCCAAGAGAGGTGTTTCTTGTGCAGATTGCCATATGCCCTATAAGACTGAGGGAGGGCAGAAATTTACAGATCACCATATAGGTTCACCACTTAGCAATGTAGAAAATTCCTGTTTTGTATGTCACCGGGAAAAAAAAGATGACCTGATTACGGATGTTTTTGAACGACAGCGCATCATCAAAGAGGGTTCCCAAAAACTGATGAGGTTGATTGCTATGGCCCATATTGAAGCGGGCAAAGCTTGGGAATTGGGCGCTACTCAGGAACAAATGGACAATATCCAGCTGGGTATTAGGCATGCCCAATGGAGATGGGACTATGCTGTGGCATCACATGGGGCAGCTTTTCATGCGCCTTTGGCGACGAGCAGCATTGTCACTTCAGCAACTGGGATTATAGAAGAAACTAGGATAGAATTGGTCAGATTGCTAGCTGATTTGGGACATAATAAACCTGTGGAAATGCCGGATTTTGAAGATACTGAAGCTTTGCAGGCATATGTGGGCTGGGATATAGAAAAGGATAAGGCTGCTAAGGAAAAATTCTTGGAAGAGGTAGTCCCTGCCTGGCTGAAAGAAGGTAAAAAGCGTGAGAAAGGATATACGGTTAAAATGCTTTCTGATAAATAATGGATAGGGCCAAAATTTGTATGGAAAGGATTATTTTTAGTATGACTACCCAAACTAACATTTTATGAGATTGATAAAGTTACTGGTGTCCAGTAAGTTCATGTTATTGTTGTTGATATTGTTTGCTTTGGCTTCTGCAGTGGCCACATTTTTGGAAAATGATTTCGGTACAGCGGCCGCTTGGGAAATGATTTATGAATCTTTTTGGTTTGAAATGATCATGGTCCTATTGGCCATAAATTTTTTAGCGAATATTCGTCGGTACCGGCTTTTTACAAAGAGAAAATGGCCCATTGGTTTATTTCATATTGCTTTTGTACTTATCATTATTGCTGCTGGAATTACCCGTTATTTTGGAGAAGAGGGCATTATTCACATCAGGGAGGGTGAAGCACAGAATATTTATTACAGTAATGAGTTTTACCTCCAATTGAGATCTGTTCATGATGGTGGCCATGAAAATTTTCAAAAAGCAATACCCCTTACTGCCAACAGTGACTTGCCCATCATGCTGAAATTACCATTTGAAGAGGAGATGGCTATCCGCATTAAAGACTTTATTCCCCATGGGCGTGAAGCTTTTGAAGCAGGAGATCAGGACTACCTTGAGTTGGCATTGACCTCAGGAGTGGGCAGGGAAGATTTCACTTTGCCTGTGGGAAAAACGTTGCCCATGGGAGCCATTAGTTTGGGAAGCCAGGAAGGTAGTGATCACCCTATAACTATCTATAAAGAAGATAGTACTTGGATGATCAAAAGCCGACTACACCTGCAAGTAATGGAAATGAGCACACAGGAATTAGGTGTTTTGCATGCTGGGGAAGAAAAGCCACTTAAGCTAAGGACCCTTTATCAATGGCCGGATGGGGCTTTTTTAATCAAATCTATTCAGGAAAATAGTAAACAAGTATTTGTAAAGGAAACTGATCCTGATATTGCAGAAAATCTTGCCGATGCCGTCTTATTGGAGGTTTTAGATGATAGCGCACAAATAGTAGAGTCCACATATGTACAACTTGTAAAGATCAAGCCCA is from Echinicola marina and encodes:
- the nrfA gene encoding ammonia-forming cytochrome c nitrite reductase, whose translation is MKNWILFTLTAVIVFLLAMLAYSIMDRKTEARFAYVPKVDINDIEPRDSVWGLNFPRQHQSYMKTRDTSFHSMYNSSGHVEVLEEDPELVILWAGYAFSKEYNQPKGHAHAVDDIRKILRTGAPMEAGEGPMPSTCWTCKSPDVPRLMKELGVTEYYSKKWSDFGPEVINPIGCADCHNPESMNLTITRPALIEAFESMGKDINAASHQEMRSLVCAQCHVEYYFSKNTPGKEGAQYLTFPWRDGMDEQSVEAYYDQIDFADWVNPISKTPMLKAQHPDYELYSLGVHAKRGVSCADCHMPYKTEGGQKFTDHHIGSPLSNVENSCFVCHREKKDDLITDVFERQRIIKEGSQKLMRLIAMAHIEAGKAWELGATQEQMDNIQLGIRHAQWRWDYAVASHGAAFHAPLATSSIVTSATGIIEETRIELVRLLADLGHNKPVEMPDFEDTEALQAYVGWDIEKDKAAKEKFLEEVVPAWLKEGKKREKGYTVKMLSDK